The window CATGGCCGTTCTGCTCAGTCTCAGCGCAGCGCGTTCGGGGACCCTGACCTTCCCCTGGGTGGGGCTGCGCAACTTCTGGACCATTGCCGCCGACGCGCAGTTCCGCCTGGCCCTGCGCAACACCACCCTCTTCACCGTCGTCTCCCAGGTTCTGGTGATGGTCATGGCCACAGCCGCGGCCAGTGTCCTGGAGGCGGCCTTCTTCGGGCGGCGGGGTGTGCGCATGCTCCTGCTGCTGCCCTGGGCCGTTCCCGTTTCCCTGGCGGCCATGGCCTGGACGTGGATCTTTGACTCCACCTTCAGCGTGGTCAACTGGACCTTCCGGGCGGTAGGGCTGCTGAAGGGCTGGCTCTACTGGTTCGGTGACCCTACGCTGGCCATGATCGCCATCATCACCGTGCACGTGTGGCGCATGTTCCCCTTCGCCACGGTCATCGTCCTGGCCGGCATGTCCGCCATCCCCGCGGAGATCCGGGAGGCGGCCGTGGTGGACGGCGCCTCCTTCTGGCGGCGGCTCTTCCAGGTGCACCTGCCGCTGCTGCTGCCCGTGGTCACGGTGGCCGTCCTCTTCGGCGTGGTCTTCACCTCCACCGACCTCAGCGTCGTCTACCTGCTCACCCGCGGCGGTCCGTACAACAGCACCCACGTCCTGGCCAGCCTGGCTTTCCAGCGGGGCATCCTGGGCGCCGACCTGGGACAGGGGGCGGCCATCGCCCTCTTCCTCCTCCCCGTGCTGGTGGT is drawn from Armatimonadota bacterium and contains these coding sequences:
- a CDS encoding sugar ABC transporter permease; this encodes MALKEAQSVVAAAPAVFRRRTLADRDDALGRLLLAPALLYVVLLVGVPFGMAVLLSLSAARSGTLTFPWVGLRNFWTIAADAQFRLALRNTTLFTVVSQVLVMVMATAAASVLEAAFFGRRGVRMLLLLPWAVPVSLAAMAWTWIFDSTFSVVNWTFRAVGLLKGWLYWFGDPTLAMIAIITVHVWRMFPFATVIVLAGMSAIPAEIREAAVVDGASFWRRLFQVHLPLLLPVVTVAVLFGVVFTSTDLSVVYLLTRGGPYNSTHVLASLAFQRGILGADLGQGAAIALFLLPVLVVVAILMLRVARRAEVGG